The Streptomyces sp. NL15-2K genome contains a region encoding:
- a CDS encoding FMN-binding glutamate synthase family protein has protein sequence MEPAPYGLRESATFDRATIHAIQRAAETGIYDIRGWGAKRKLPHFDDLLLLGASMSRYPLEGYRERCDTDVVLGTRHAKHPLRLATPVTIAGMSFGALSAQAKEALGRGASEAGTSTTTGDGGMTPEERGHSKHLVYQYLPSRYGMNPDDLRKADAIEVVLGQGAKPGGGGMLLGQKITERVAGMRTLPVGIDQRSACRHPDWTGPDDLAIKILELREITDWEKPIYVKVGATRTYYDVKLAVHAGADVVVVDGMQGGTAATQDVFIEHVGIPTLAALPQAVQALRELGVHREVQLVVSGGIRGGADMAKALALGADAVAIGTAALIALGDNHPKYDAEYRRLGSAAGYFDDYQDGRDPAGISTQDEELSARLDPVEAGRRLANYLRVMTMEAQTLARACGKAHLLHLEPEDLVALTIESAAMARVPLAGTNWIPGEGL, from the coding sequence TTGGAACCCGCACCCTACGGCCTGCGCGAGTCGGCGACCTTCGACCGCGCCACCATCCACGCCATCCAGCGCGCCGCCGAGACCGGCATCTACGACATCCGCGGCTGGGGCGCCAAGCGGAAACTCCCGCACTTCGACGATCTGCTGCTGCTCGGCGCCTCCATGTCCCGCTATCCGCTGGAGGGGTACCGCGAACGCTGCGACACGGACGTCGTCCTCGGCACCCGGCACGCCAAGCACCCCCTGCGGCTCGCCACCCCCGTCACCATCGCCGGCATGAGCTTCGGCGCCCTGTCCGCCCAGGCCAAGGAGGCCCTCGGCCGCGGCGCCAGCGAGGCGGGCACCTCGACGACCACCGGCGACGGCGGCATGACCCCCGAGGAGCGCGGCCACTCCAAGCACCTCGTCTACCAGTACCTGCCGTCCCGCTACGGCATGAACCCCGACGACCTGCGCAAGGCCGACGCCATCGAGGTCGTCCTCGGTCAGGGTGCCAAGCCCGGCGGCGGAGGCATGCTGCTCGGTCAGAAGATCACCGAACGGGTCGCCGGGATGCGCACCCTGCCCGTCGGTATCGACCAGCGCAGCGCCTGCCGCCACCCCGACTGGACCGGCCCCGACGACCTCGCCATCAAGATCCTCGAACTGCGCGAGATCACCGACTGGGAGAAGCCGATCTATGTCAAGGTCGGCGCGACACGCACGTACTACGACGTCAAGCTCGCCGTCCACGCCGGCGCCGACGTCGTGGTCGTCGACGGCATGCAGGGCGGTACGGCCGCCACCCAGGACGTCTTCATCGAGCACGTCGGCATCCCCACCCTGGCCGCCCTGCCCCAGGCCGTCCAGGCGCTGCGGGAGCTGGGAGTCCACCGCGAGGTCCAGCTGGTCGTCTCCGGCGGCATCCGCGGCGGCGCCGACATGGCGAAGGCGCTCGCCCTGGGCGCGGACGCGGTCGCCATCGGCACGGCCGCGCTGATCGCGCTCGGCGACAACCACCCGAAGTACGACGCCGAGTACCGCCGGCTCGGCTCCGCCGCGGGCTACTTCGACGACTACCAGGACGGCCGTGACCCGGCCGGCATCTCCACCCAGGACGAAGAGCTGTCCGCCCGTCTCGACCCGGTGGAGGCCGGGCGCCGGCTGGCGAACTACCTGCGCGTGATGACCATGGAGGCCCAGACCCTCGCCCGCGCCTGCGGCAAGGCCCACCTCCTGCACCTGGAGCCCGAGGACCTGGTCGCCCTTACGATCGAGTCCGCTGCCATGGCCCGCGTCCCGCTCGCGGGCACGAACTGGATCCCCGGGGAGGGTCTGTGA
- the glnT gene encoding type III glutamate--ammonia ligase — translation MTTDPAADAPDLAELVRADGIEFVLAVFVDLTGKPCAKLVPAQAVEELRDEGVGFAGYAVGALGQQPSDPDVIARPDAASYTPVPFIKPGLALVHCDPYVEGEPWPYAPRVILRRLVERAAAQGLSLAVGAEVEYFLVNRDEHGVLSVADAKDTASQPCYDARGLTRMYDHLTAVSSAMNSLGWGNYANDHEDGNGQFEQNFKHADALTTADRVITMRYLVSMLAEQRGMTATFMPKPFTDRTGTGMHLHMSLWRGDEPAFPDVTDGRGLGLSSLAYSFVAGIVEHARALQAVIAPTVNSYKRTGAVNTRSGATWSPRVASYGGNDRTHFVRVPDGNRVELRGGDGAANPYLAAAAALAAGLDGIERGLDPGEPGAAGKGPELPPTLLHAVEALQADDVISGALDAAGTGVSRYFADLKREEFFDWHATVGPWELDRYLTAF, via the coding sequence ATGACGACCGACCCAGCAGCGGACGCCCCCGATCTCGCCGAGCTGGTCCGCGCCGACGGCATCGAGTTCGTGCTGGCCGTCTTCGTCGACCTGACCGGCAAGCCGTGCGCCAAGCTCGTCCCGGCCCAGGCCGTCGAAGAGCTCCGCGACGAGGGCGTCGGGTTCGCCGGATACGCGGTTGGCGCGCTCGGCCAGCAGCCCAGCGACCCCGATGTCATCGCCCGGCCGGACGCCGCCTCGTACACCCCCGTCCCCTTCATCAAGCCCGGTCTCGCCCTCGTCCACTGCGACCCGTACGTGGAGGGCGAGCCCTGGCCCTACGCACCTCGCGTCATCCTGCGCAGGCTGGTGGAGCGGGCCGCGGCCCAGGGACTCTCCCTGGCCGTGGGAGCGGAGGTCGAGTACTTCCTGGTCAACCGGGACGAACACGGCGTGCTCAGCGTCGCCGACGCCAAGGACACCGCCTCGCAGCCTTGTTACGACGCGCGCGGCCTGACCCGGATGTACGACCACCTCACCGCCGTCTCCAGCGCCATGAACAGCCTCGGCTGGGGCAACTACGCCAACGACCACGAGGACGGCAACGGCCAGTTCGAGCAGAACTTCAAGCACGCCGACGCCCTCACCACCGCCGACCGCGTCATCACCATGCGCTACCTGGTGTCGATGCTGGCGGAGCAGCGGGGCATGACGGCCACGTTCATGCCGAAGCCGTTCACCGACCGCACCGGCACCGGCATGCACCTGCACATGTCGCTGTGGAGGGGCGACGAGCCGGCCTTCCCTGACGTCACCGACGGGCGCGGACTCGGTCTGTCCTCGCTCGCCTACTCCTTCGTCGCCGGGATCGTCGAGCACGCGCGGGCGCTCCAGGCGGTGATCGCGCCGACCGTCAACTCGTACAAGCGCACCGGCGCGGTGAACACCCGCTCGGGGGCCACCTGGTCGCCACGCGTGGCGAGTTACGGCGGCAACGATCGCACCCACTTCGTCCGCGTCCCCGACGGCAACCGCGTCGAGCTGCGCGGCGGAGACGGCGCCGCCAACCCCTACCTCGCCGCTGCCGCCGCGCTTGCCGCCGGCCTCGACGGAATCGAGCGCGGACTCGACCCCGGCGAGCCAGGCGCGGCCGGCAAGGGCCCGGAACTCCCGCCCACCCTGCTGCACGCCGTCGAGGCCCTCCAGGCGGACGACGTGATCAGCGGTGCGCTGGACGCGGCAGGCACCGGGGTCAGCCGGTACTTCGCCGACCTCAAGCGCGAGGAGTTCTTCGACTGGCACGCCACGGTGGGTCCCTGGGAGCTCGACCGGTATCTGACTGCCTTCTGA
- a CDS encoding aromatic ring-hydroxylating dioxygenase subunit alpha, producing the protein MPHFKKPAEGSWTEHLKIGTEPVSYEDSISPEQYEREREAIFKRTWLNVGRVEQLPRKGSYFTKELDAARTSVVVVRGTDGEVRAFHNVCRHRGNKLVWNDFPREETSGVCRQFTCKYHAWRYDLDGKLAFVQQEGEFFDLDKSAYGLKQVQTEVWEGFVFVNLDPENTTPLRAYLGEFAKGIEGYPFHKLTQVHKYRAEIGSNWKLFIDAFAEFYHAPILHSGQYMADEARKIQKYGYEALHYDIDGPHSMVSSWGGIAPPHDRKMVKPIEAALHSGLFGPWDAPDIGLALEDLPPAINPSRDKRWGMDSFVFFPNFMLLIWRPNWVLTYHYWPTSYNTHIFEGTCYFVPPENAFQRLQQELAAVSFKEYGLQDGNTLEATQTMLESRAVRDFPLNDQEVLLRHLHRTARAYVDDHQRRSAEAGTPATS; encoded by the coding sequence ATGCCGCACTTCAAGAAGCCCGCCGAGGGCAGCTGGACCGAGCACCTCAAGATCGGGACGGAGCCGGTCTCCTACGAGGACTCGATCTCCCCGGAACAGTACGAGCGCGAGCGGGAGGCCATCTTCAAGCGGACGTGGCTGAACGTCGGCCGTGTCGAGCAACTCCCCAGGAAGGGCAGCTACTTCACCAAGGAGTTGGACGCGGCGCGCACCTCCGTCGTCGTGGTGCGCGGGACGGACGGCGAGGTCCGGGCCTTCCACAACGTGTGCCGGCACCGCGGAAACAAGCTGGTGTGGAACGACTTCCCGCGTGAGGAAACCAGCGGCGTCTGCCGCCAGTTCACGTGCAAGTACCACGCCTGGCGCTATGACCTCGACGGCAAGCTCGCCTTCGTGCAGCAGGAGGGCGAGTTCTTCGACCTGGACAAGTCCGCGTACGGACTCAAGCAGGTGCAGACCGAGGTCTGGGAAGGCTTCGTCTTCGTCAACCTCGACCCGGAGAACACCACGCCGCTGCGCGCGTACTTGGGGGAGTTCGCCAAAGGGATCGAGGGCTATCCGTTCCACAAGCTCACTCAAGTGCACAAGTACCGCGCGGAGATCGGCAGCAACTGGAAGCTGTTCATCGACGCGTTCGCCGAGTTCTACCACGCGCCGATCCTGCACTCCGGCCAGTACATGGCCGACGAAGCCCGCAAGATCCAGAAATACGGCTACGAGGCGCTGCACTACGACATCGACGGCCCGCACAGCATGGTGTCCTCCTGGGGAGGTATCGCCCCTCCGCACGACCGCAAGATGGTCAAGCCCATCGAAGCCGCCCTGCACAGCGGCCTGTTCGGGCCGTGGGACGCGCCGGACATCGGCCTGGCCCTGGAGGATCTGCCGCCCGCGATCAATCCGAGCCGGGACAAGCGATGGGGCATGGACTCGTTCGTCTTCTTCCCCAACTTCATGCTGCTGATCTGGCGGCCCAACTGGGTGCTCACCTACCACTACTGGCCGACCTCGTACAACACGCACATCTTCGAGGGGACGTGCTACTTCGTCCCGCCCGAGAACGCCTTCCAGCGCCTCCAGCAGGAGCTCGCCGCCGTCTCGTTCAAGGAGTACGGCCTGCAGGACGGCAACACCCTGGAGGCCACGCAGACCATGCTGGAATCCCGCGCGGTGCGGGACTTCCCGCTCAACGACCAGGAAGTGCTGCTGCGGCACCTGCACCGGACCGCCCGGGCGTACGTGGACGATCACCAGCGACGCAGCGCCGAAGCCGGTACTCCGGCCACATCCTGA
- a CDS encoding flavin reductase family protein translates to MTRSISMAPLASKPDLDTMKQVNRQFVTGVTVVTAMDGETPRGLAVNAFSSISLDPATVMVCVQRTSSTHDCLFRAEHLAINILSTDQLDVVGTFAGKADDKFKDVEWESGPFGSPLIARSSAQMEVEIRERLQASTHTVFICRVVHAAVAERPPMVYSAGRFFDGGALAPLG, encoded by the coding sequence ATGACCAGGAGCATCTCCATGGCCCCGCTCGCCTCGAAGCCCGACCTCGACACGATGAAGCAGGTCAACCGGCAGTTCGTCACCGGTGTGACGGTCGTGACCGCGATGGACGGAGAGACCCCCAGAGGGCTGGCGGTCAACGCGTTCTCGAGCATTTCGCTCGACCCCGCCACCGTGATGGTGTGCGTCCAGCGCACCTCGTCCACCCATGACTGTCTGTTCCGGGCGGAGCACCTCGCGATCAACATCCTGTCCACGGACCAGCTCGACGTCGTCGGTACGTTCGCGGGCAAGGCCGATGACAAGTTCAAGGACGTGGAATGGGAGAGCGGCCCGTTCGGCAGCCCGCTGATCGCCCGGAGCAGCGCGCAGATGGAGGTCGAGATCCGCGAGCGGCTGCAGGCCAGCACCCACACCGTGTTCATCTGCCGGGTGGTGCACGCCGCGGTCGCCGAGCGCCCTCCGATGGTCTACAGCGCGGGTAGGTTCTTCGATGGTGGCGCGCTCGCGCCACTGGGATGA
- a CDS encoding amidohydrolase family protein has product MPRPRTPQPPVLLRAARLLDVDKGVYVTPGELLVEGERITKVSPASLPEGTVVVDLGELTLLPGLMDMEVNLLLGGPDHRSPLVAVQDDPAVRTLRAVANARRTLRAGFTTVRNLGLFIQTGGLLLDVALQKAIDHGWIDGPRVIPAGHAITPTGGHLDPTMFQAFAPHVLPLTVEEGIANGVDEVRKAVRYQIKHGARVIKVCASNGVMSHTGPAGAQQYSDEELRAIVDEAHRAGRKVAAHCMGEQAVRAALDAGIDCVEHGFLTSGATLDLMAERGTFLVATTSLADDMDLSQADPGLQAKAAEVFPRARATISEAVRRGVRVACGSDAPAIPHGRNAKELVALVNRGMSPLDAIRAATTVSADLVDVDDRGRLDAGLLADVIAVPGDPLSDITVTTDVRYVMKGGQVHRDDTAAA; this is encoded by the coding sequence ATGCCCCGACCGCGCACCCCGCAACCGCCCGTCCTGCTCCGCGCCGCGCGCCTGCTCGATGTCGACAAGGGCGTGTACGTCACTCCTGGCGAACTGCTCGTCGAGGGCGAGCGCATCACCAAGGTCTCGCCCGCCTCCCTGCCCGAGGGCACCGTGGTGGTCGACCTCGGTGAACTGACCCTGCTCCCCGGTCTGATGGACATGGAGGTCAACCTGCTGCTCGGAGGGCCGGACCATCGAAGTCCTCTGGTCGCGGTGCAGGACGATCCGGCCGTGCGCACCCTGCGTGCCGTGGCCAACGCGCGCCGCACCCTGCGCGCGGGCTTCACGACGGTGCGCAATCTCGGCCTGTTCATCCAGACAGGCGGACTGCTGCTCGACGTCGCTCTGCAGAAGGCGATCGACCACGGCTGGATCGACGGGCCGCGCGTCATCCCCGCCGGGCACGCGATCACGCCCACGGGAGGGCACCTGGACCCGACGATGTTCCAGGCGTTCGCCCCGCACGTGCTGCCCCTGACGGTGGAGGAGGGCATCGCGAACGGGGTCGACGAGGTGCGCAAGGCCGTCCGCTACCAGATCAAGCACGGAGCCCGCGTCATCAAGGTCTGTGCGTCGAACGGCGTCATGTCGCACACCGGCCCGGCCGGTGCCCAGCAGTACTCCGACGAGGAACTGCGCGCCATCGTCGACGAGGCCCATCGCGCCGGCCGCAAGGTCGCCGCGCACTGCATGGGGGAACAGGCCGTCCGGGCCGCGCTGGACGCGGGCATCGACTGCGTCGAACACGGTTTCCTCACCAGCGGGGCCACGCTCGACCTGATGGCCGAGCGCGGCACCTTCCTCGTGGCCACGACGTCCCTCGCCGACGACATGGACCTCTCGCAGGCCGACCCAGGACTCCAGGCCAAGGCCGCCGAGGTGTTCCCCCGCGCACGGGCCACCATCTCCGAGGCCGTACGTCGGGGCGTCCGTGTCGCCTGCGGCTCAGACGCCCCCGCGATCCCGCACGGCCGTAACGCCAAGGAACTGGTCGCCCTGGTGAACCGTGGCATGTCCCCGCTCGACGCGATCCGCGCCGCGACGACCGTCTCCGCCGACCTCGTCGACGTGGACGACCGTGGCCGTCTCGACGCGGGCCTGCTCGCCGACGTGATCGCCGTCCCCGGCGATCCGCTCTCGGACATCACGGTCACCACGGACGTCCGCTACGTCATGAAAGGCGGACAGGTCCACCGCGACGACACCGCTGCCGCCTGA
- a CDS encoding FAD-dependent oxidoreductase gives MIAVVGAGLMGAATAWQLARRGHEVTLVEAYDIGHRQGSSHGSSRIFRRAYADPFYVRLTGQAHEQWRELEDDSATPLLRTTGGIDMGEDRDPEAIAGLLAAAGVPHELLGPEAASERWPYIRITGPVLHHPDAGVVDADETVAVCVRRAIEHGAEAIIGVRVTGIDVQGDEKVLLRTDDGREIVADTVVIAAGAWLPELELPVALPPLRVTQQQVFHFRQRDPSVKWPILIWDGALHLYGLPSGSDGGPFPAVKVAEHDRGTPTTARTRDSVVDSSSRTRVSGFVRDRLPGLAPDPVAEATCLYTTAPDENFVLDRHGPLVIVSPCSGHGAKFAPLIGAMAADLATGRTEPHPRFRLDRAG, from the coding sequence GTGATCGCCGTCGTAGGTGCCGGGCTGATGGGCGCGGCCACCGCCTGGCAACTGGCCCGGCGGGGCCATGAGGTCACGCTCGTCGAGGCGTACGACATCGGCCACCGGCAGGGCAGTTCGCACGGCAGCTCGCGGATCTTCCGGCGGGCGTACGCCGACCCCTTCTACGTACGGCTGACCGGGCAGGCGCACGAGCAGTGGCGGGAGCTGGAGGACGACAGCGCGACGCCCTTGCTGCGCACGACCGGTGGCATCGACATGGGCGAGGACCGCGACCCGGAGGCGATCGCCGGCCTCCTTGCCGCGGCAGGCGTGCCCCACGAGCTCCTGGGCCCGGAAGCCGCCTCGGAGCGCTGGCCGTACATCCGCATCACGGGCCCGGTGCTCCACCATCCGGACGCGGGCGTGGTCGACGCCGACGAGACCGTCGCGGTCTGCGTACGGCGGGCGATCGAACACGGCGCGGAAGCGATCATCGGCGTGCGCGTCACCGGCATCGACGTCCAGGGCGACGAGAAGGTGCTGCTCCGCACCGACGACGGCCGCGAGATCGTCGCCGACACCGTCGTGATCGCGGCCGGTGCCTGGCTGCCCGAGCTCGAACTGCCCGTCGCCCTGCCGCCGTTGCGGGTGACCCAGCAGCAGGTTTTCCACTTCCGGCAGCGGGACCCGTCCGTGAAGTGGCCGATCCTGATCTGGGACGGGGCGCTGCACCTGTACGGCCTGCCGTCGGGAAGCGACGGCGGCCCGTTCCCCGCGGTCAAGGTCGCCGAGCACGACCGCGGCACCCCCACCACCGCCCGCACCCGCGACAGCGTCGTCGACTCGTCGTCGCGCACCCGGGTGAGCGGCTTCGTCCGCGACCGGCTCCCGGGCCTCGCCCCCGACCCGGTGGCCGAAGCGACCTGCCTCTACACCACCGCCCCCGACGAGAACTTCGTCCTCGACCGCCACGGCCCGCTGGTCATCGTCTCCCCGTGCTCCGGCCACGGCGCCAAGTTCGCCCCGCTCATCGGCGCGATGGCCGCCGACCTCGCCACCGGCCGCACCGAGCCCCATCCACGCTTCCGCCTGGACCGCGCGGGCTAG
- a CDS encoding ester cyclase, which yields MSHSDARRGLIEKVWAAAWGQGDVDALDTLLSPAYLRHGGDPHPQDLDAFKAAILSTRAAFPDLVTTIDDIVVEGDRAAIRWHSSGTNENSFLGVPPTKRQVEVSGATFARFEGDRIVEEHVTWDPRALLSALGVIRVGQD from the coding sequence CCCGTCGTGGGCTCATCGAGAAGGTGTGGGCCGCGGCCTGGGGCCAGGGTGACGTCGATGCCCTCGACACGCTGCTGAGCCCGGCCTACCTCCGCCACGGCGGGGACCCGCACCCGCAGGACCTCGACGCCTTCAAGGCCGCGATCCTCTCGACCCGAGCGGCCTTCCCGGACCTGGTCACGACCATCGACGACATCGTGGTCGAAGGCGACAGGGCCGCGATCCGCTGGCACAGCAGCGGAACCAATGAGAACTCGTTCCTCGGTGTCCCTCCCACCAAGCGGCAGGTCGAGGTCAGCGGCGCCACGTTCGCCCGCTTCGAGGGGGACCGGATCGTCGAGGAGCACGTGACGTGGGATCCCCGGGCGCTGCTCTCGGCGCTGGGCGTCATACGGGTTGGACAGGACTGA
- a CDS encoding GntR family transcriptional regulator, which yields MQGRVIAEMRRRIIKGDIEPGSPLSELALADEFGVSRTPVREALKQLQTEGLVEIRPRVGTFVTTPSRREITELFEMKELLEGAAARLLARRGRVTEIDMLERNLREADEAVARDDRERYAELVQEFHDLLISGADNSKLEAHYRMLMNQLAYSRLVNTSLSQPGRALQSDREHHLVLELILEKDGDSAEHVMREHVRASRRALLAGLPIGGSNDRFGTAGS from the coding sequence ATGCAGGGCAGGGTGATCGCCGAAATGCGCAGGCGCATCATCAAGGGAGACATCGAGCCGGGGTCCCCGCTCTCGGAGCTCGCCCTCGCGGACGAGTTCGGCGTCAGTCGTACGCCGGTACGCGAGGCCCTCAAGCAGCTGCAGACCGAGGGGCTGGTCGAAATTCGGCCCCGAGTCGGGACGTTCGTCACTACCCCGTCCCGCCGCGAGATCACGGAACTCTTCGAGATGAAGGAGCTCCTCGAGGGCGCGGCCGCCCGCCTTCTCGCCCGGCGGGGCCGCGTCACGGAGATCGACATGCTCGAGCGGAACCTGCGCGAGGCCGATGAAGCGGTGGCGCGGGACGACCGGGAACGGTACGCGGAGTTGGTCCAGGAGTTCCACGACTTGCTCATCTCCGGGGCCGACAACAGCAAGTTGGAGGCCCACTACCGGATGCTGATGAATCAGCTGGCCTACTCCCGGTTGGTCAACACGTCCTTGAGCCAGCCGGGGCGTGCCCTCCAGTCGGACCGTGAGCACCACCTCGTCCTGGAGCTGATCCTGGAGAAGGACGGCGACAGCGCCGAGCACGTGATGCGCGAACACGTCAGGGCCAGCCGGCGTGCGCTGCTGGCGGGGCTGCCCATCGGCGGTTCGAACGACAGGTTCGGCACGGCAGGTTCCTGA
- a CDS encoding glutamate synthase — MATLIDLAETPVRDLNQALHAPDATSWRVLNPRGAHAVACGIREDHTVDIEGHVGYYCAGMNQHATVTVHGNAGTGVAENMMSGTVRVRGNASQSAGATAHGGLLVIDGDASARCGISMKGVDIVVGGSVGHMSAFMGQAGRLVVCGDAGDALGDSLYEARLYVRGTVKSLGADCVEKEMRAEHFVELAELLKAAERDEDPAEFRRYGSARALYHFKVDNSAAY, encoded by the coding sequence ATGGCGACGCTGATCGACCTGGCCGAGACCCCCGTGCGGGACCTCAACCAGGCACTGCACGCCCCCGACGCGACGTCCTGGCGGGTCCTCAACCCGCGCGGCGCGCACGCCGTGGCCTGCGGGATACGCGAGGACCACACCGTCGACATCGAGGGCCACGTCGGCTATTACTGCGCCGGCATGAACCAGCACGCCACGGTCACGGTGCACGGCAACGCGGGCACCGGAGTCGCCGAGAACATGATGTCGGGCACCGTCCGCGTGCGGGGCAACGCCTCCCAGTCCGCCGGCGCCACCGCCCACGGCGGCCTGCTCGTGATCGACGGGGACGCCTCCGCCCGCTGCGGCATCTCCATGAAAGGCGTGGACATCGTCGTCGGCGGCAGCGTCGGCCACATGAGCGCCTTCATGGGGCAGGCCGGACGCCTGGTCGTCTGCGGCGACGCGGGTGACGCCCTCGGCGACTCCCTCTACGAGGCCCGCCTCTACGTCCGCGGCACCGTCAAGTCCCTCGGCGCCGACTGCGTCGAGAAGGAGATGCGCGCGGAACACTTCGTCGAATTGGCCGAGTTGCTCAAGGCGGCCGAGCGTGACGAGGACCCTGCGGAGTTCCGCCGGTACGGGTCGGCACGCGCGCTGTATCACTTCAAGGTCGACAACTCGGCGGCGTATTAG
- a CDS encoding XRE family transcriptional regulator: MTEHPEPAADSQDSDDQALERIIAVRAREYRQAAGLSVGEMAQRVGISKAMLSKIENAQTACSLTTLSRLARGLDVPVTALFRGMDDEREAVFVPAGHGARIVRRGTRVGHEYAQLGSLRGAHKRMDALLVTLTEQSEVFPLFQHAGTELLYMLEGVMVYGHGKSSYTLRPGDALQFDGEAPHGPERLVELPIRFLTVTAFGDSPQH; this comes from the coding sequence GTGACCGAGCACCCCGAACCCGCAGCGGACTCCCAGGACTCCGACGACCAGGCACTGGAGCGCATCATCGCGGTCCGGGCCCGCGAGTACCGGCAGGCGGCGGGGCTGTCGGTCGGCGAGATGGCGCAGCGGGTCGGCATTTCCAAGGCCATGCTGTCGAAGATCGAGAACGCCCAGACCGCGTGCAGCCTCACCACGCTCTCCCGCCTCGCGCGCGGTCTCGACGTCCCGGTCACCGCCCTGTTCCGCGGCATGGACGACGAACGCGAGGCCGTCTTCGTCCCGGCGGGGCACGGCGCCAGGATCGTCCGCCGCGGCACCCGCGTCGGCCACGAGTACGCCCAGCTCGGCTCACTGCGGGGCGCCCACAAACGGATGGACGCCCTGCTGGTCACGCTGACCGAGCAGAGCGAGGTCTTCCCGCTCTTCCAGCACGCCGGCACCGAGCTCCTCTACATGCTGGAAGGCGTCATGGTGTACGGCCACGGCAAGTCCAGCTACACCCTGCGCCCCGGGGACGCCCTGCAGTTCGACGGCGAGGCCCCGCACGGCCCGGAGCGGCTCGTCGAATTGCCGATCCGCTTCCTGACGGTGACGGCCTTCGGGGACAGCCCGCAGCACTGA
- a CDS encoding glutamine amidotransferase family protein produces the protein MCGIVGLHLREPSLEPRLGELLTAMLGQVVERGPDSAGVAVYGDPRLSPPGRAVVSLLGVTPAEAEAALPGAVAVAAEATTVVHADTDLLPAIAAALPHATVIGSGTDMAVLKGTGNPVELADAFGLSTVTGWQGVGHTRMATESAVTPEGAHPFSVGPGQCLVHNGSFANHATIRRELRAQGVEFDSENDSEVGARFIAHQLEQGADLEKALKLLCERFDGFYTLLVSTSDSFAVVRDAIACKPALVAETDAWVAMASEYRALDVLPGIEHARIFEPEPEEVYVWRR, from the coding sequence ATGTGCGGAATCGTGGGGCTCCATCTGCGTGAGCCCTCCCTCGAACCACGGCTGGGCGAGCTGCTGACCGCGATGCTCGGCCAGGTCGTCGAACGCGGCCCCGACTCGGCCGGTGTCGCGGTCTACGGCGACCCGCGCCTGTCCCCGCCGGGACGCGCCGTCGTCTCGCTGCTGGGGGTCACGCCGGCCGAGGCGGAGGCCGCGCTGCCCGGTGCCGTGGCCGTCGCAGCCGAGGCCACCACGGTGGTGCACGCGGACACCGACCTGCTCCCCGCCATCGCGGCCGCGCTGCCCCACGCCACCGTCATCGGCTCCGGCACCGACATGGCCGTACTCAAGGGCACGGGAAACCCGGTGGAGTTGGCGGACGCCTTCGGACTCTCCACCGTCACCGGATGGCAGGGCGTCGGCCACACCCGCATGGCCACCGAGTCCGCCGTCACCCCCGAAGGCGCCCACCCCTTCTCCGTCGGCCCCGGACAGTGCCTCGTGCACAACGGCTCCTTCGCAAACCACGCCACCATCCGCCGTGAACTGCGCGCCCAGGGGGTCGAGTTCGACAGCGAGAACGACTCCGAGGTCGGTGCCCGTTTCATCGCGCACCAACTGGAGCAGGGCGCCGACCTGGAGAAGGCGCTGAAGCTGCTGTGCGAACGCTTCGACGGCTTCTACACGCTGTTGGTGTCCACGAGCGACTCTTTCGCGGTCGTCCGCGACGCCATCGCCTGCAAGCCGGCGCTCGTCGCGGAAACCGACGCGTGGGTCGCGATGGCCTCCGAGTACCGGGCCCTGGACGTCCTCCCGGGCATCGAGCACGCCCGCATCTTCGAACCCGAGCCGGAAGAGGTGTACGTATGGCGACGCTGA